The Arachis ipaensis cultivar K30076 chromosome B03, Araip1.1, whole genome shotgun sequence region GAAAATTCTAAGGGAGACGCATGATGAATTTATGCTGAGGGAGCTTGAACAAAGGTGGATAACTCACAAGGTGATGGTGAGGTGGCTTTCACGCTTCTTTCATTACCTGCCACCACTAAATGGTGTTGGCCTTACCTGCTTCCGTGATCTGGTTTATATGGAGGTACGAGCTAATGCAAGGAAAGGTGTGATCACTCTTATTGACAAAGAGCGTGAGGGCGAACAGATTGATAGATCATTGCTGAAAAATGttgttgatatgtttgttgagatGGATAAATATGAGGAGGATTTTGAAGTTCAGATGCTTGAGGATACTGCTAATTACTACAAAAGTAAGgctacaaagtggattgaggttGACTCTTGTCCAGATTATATGCTAAAGGCTGAGGAGTGCTtgagaagggagagagaaagagtgaCTCATTACTTGCACTCCAGCACTGAGCAGAAATTGGTAGAGAAAGTGCAACATGAGTTGTTGGTGACCCATGCTAATCAATTACTTGATGGTGTCCGGGCCTTGCTTAGAGATGATAAGGTGGAAGATCTCTCTCGGATGTATAGACTTTACCAAAAAATACCTAAAGGCTTGGATCCTGTTGAGAATGTATTCAAGCAGCATATTACAGCCGAGGGTACAGCATTGGTCCAGCAGGCTGAAGAAGCTTCTAGCCTTGTCAGAAAATTCATAGAGCTCCATGACAAGTACATGACATATGTTAATGACTGCTTTATAAATCACACACTGTTCCACAAGGCTTTAAAGGAGGCATTTGAGGTTTTCTGCAATAAAAATGTTGCTGGTAGTTCCAGTGCAGAACTATTAGCTACATTCTGCGACAATATCCTTAAAAAGGGTGGAAGTGATGAAGCAATTGAAGAAACTCTTGAGAAGGTAGTCAAGCTGCTTGCATATATCAGTGATAAGGATCTCTATGCAGAATTTTACAGGAAAAAACTAGCCCGCAGATTACTTTTTGATAGGAGTGCCAATGAGGATCATGAAAAGTGTATTTTGACAAAGCTAAAGCAGCAGTGTGGTGGCCAGTTCACATCTAAGATGGAGGGAATGGTTATGGACTTGACTTTGGCGCGTGATAACCAGATGAAATTTGAGGAATATCTTCAGGACAACACACATGTAATTGATCTGAGTGTTACTGTTCTTACCACAGGATTCTGGCCAAGTTACAAGTCTTCTGATCTCAACCTCCCGGTGGAGATGGTCAAGTGTGTGGAAGTTTTTAAAGAATTTTATGAAACAAAGACAAAACACAGAAAACTTACATGGATTTACTCACTTGGAACTTGCCACATCATTGGCAAGTTTGAACCAAAGACTATTGAACTAGTTGTGTCAACCTATCAGGCTGCTGCCTTGCTGCTATTCAACAGTGCTGATAAGTTGAGCTATTCAGAGATTATGATGCAGCTGAACTTAACCCATGAAGATGTTGTTAGATTACTCCATTCCCTGTCACGTGCAAAATATAAGATTCTTAGCAAGGAGCCTAACACCACAACTATATGGCCAAATGATACTTTTGAGTTCAACTACAAATTCACTGACAAAATGAGAAGGATCAAGATCCCACTACCACCGGTTGATGAAAGGAAGAAGGTGATTGAAGATGTTGACAAGGACCGACGATACGCCATAGATGCCGCAATTGTGCGCATCATGAAGAGCAG contains the following coding sequences:
- the LOC107629200 gene encoding cullin-1-like; this translates as MERKTIDLEQGWDYMQKGITKLKKILRETHDEFMLRELEQRWITHKVMVRWLSRFFHYLPPLNGVGLTCFRDLVYMEVRANARKGVITLIDKEREGEQIDRSLLKNVVDMFVEMDKYEEDFEVQMLEDTANYYKSKATKWIEVDSCPDYMLKAEECLRRERERVTHYLHSSTEQKLVEKVQHELLVTHANQLLDGVRALLRDDKVEDLSRMYRLYQKIPKGLDPVENVFKQHITAEGTALVQQAEEASSLVRKFIELHDKYMTYVNDCFINHTLFHKALKEAFEVFCNKNVAGSSSAELLATFCDNILKKGGSDEAIEETLEKVVKLLAYISDKDLYAEFYRKKLARRLLFDRSANEDHEKCILTKLKQQCGGQFTSKMEGMVMDLTLARDNQMKFEEYLQDNTHVIDLSVTVLTTGFWPSYKSSDLNLPVEMVKCVEVFKEFYETKTKHRKLTWIYSLGTCHIIGKFEPKTIELVVSTYQAAALLLFNSADKLSYSEIMMQLNLTHEDVVRLLHSLSRAKYKILSKEPNTTTIWPNDTFEFNYKFTDKMRRIKIPLPPVDERKKVIEDVDKDRRYAIDAAIVRIMKSSKVLGHQQLVLECVQQLGRMFKPDIKAIKKRIEDLITRDYLERDQENPNTFKYLA